DNA from Symphalangus syndactylus isolate Jambi chromosome 22, NHGRI_mSymSyn1-v2.1_pri, whole genome shotgun sequence:
ACCACTGGAGGGCTCAAGGGAAATAAGCAGGGCAGGGCTGCAGTCTCCCCTGGGTCCCGAGTGGGACCAGGCCTGACCCactgcccacctccacccctcTGCTCTCCTCGCTGACCCCTACGAGCCAAGCTCACCCCCACCTTGCTGCCTCTCCTCTCCAAGCCCTGGCCACGCTGTGCCTGGGGAGGCTGACAGCTCTGGATGGCACCAGTGGGCTCCCTCCCTGCAGGGCCTCTGTTTTACAATGGTTTGTTCCTTCCTCTACATTTGAGTGAAGCTCTTGCCAAGTCTCCCATGCCACaggtctcagagttctggaacacctcccctcccctcaggtCCAGGGACTCTCCAGGCACTTGCTGGTCTCCCTCTCCCTGAGTGCGCCATCTGCATCCATGGGACCTTGACTGACACAACTCTTAAGGCCCCCTCGCCTTAAAACAGCCTCTCAGGCCCACACTAACTTCTCATCTTGGGCTCTCTAGTCTTTTAACCTCTACCAGAGTGGAGGAAATTTGGGATTTGACCACCACTTAAATTGAGGGGCGGTTCTTCGCTGTAGGAAAGTGTTCACATAACTGCAAGTACCCTGGTGGTGAGGTGTGGCCTGACTCCCACAGCCTGATGGCACTTAAGACCAAGAaggaggctgggcgaggtggctcacgcctgtacttccagcactttgagagcctgaggagggtggatcacttgagcccaggagtttgaggctgcagtgagctatggtcaccactgcagtccatcccgggcaacagagtgaaatgctctcaaaaaaaaaaaagaccaaaagggAGGGATGTCTGTTTATTTACAGTGCACCCTTTGTGCCAGGCCCTTATGTTCATGACCTTACCCAACTCTACAGGCTTGCAAGGTAGTTTACATCATCTCCACTTTACAGTTcaagaaacaaaggctcagaTTCATAGTCCCTGAATAGTTCCTCATAGTCCCTGAGTTCATAAGTAGTGGTTATAGTACAATCTAAGCTATTTAATTCCAAAGCCTGTGATTTTTCTGGCCTTGAGCTATAGGTCCATAAGGCTCCAACAGGGCCCTCCAGACTCAATGGCAGGGTGGTGTCTGCACAAGCTGGAAGTGTCCTTGTGATGAGCCCATCAGGAGCGGCCCGGATTGAGCATCGCCCTCCACATCTTCAGCACAGCGTCCCGGCGGGTGGTGTAGGGTAAATGTTTGATGCGGAACAAGTGTCTGGGGACGATGTTCCCGCTGGGTGTATACAGCTTCTCCCCCTCTTTGCCCAAGAGACTGCGCAGGGCCAGGTTGCCCGACAGAAGCTTCTCATAGAACTCCACTCCACCACAGGCATAGGCCGCAGAGAGAGAGGCTGTGCGGCGGTCCAGCCAGGACTCCAGGGCATGAGTGAGAGAATCCTGGGAGAAGGCGTAGGCCACAAAGCCCGCCACTGCTGCCACCAAGCTGAAGGCAGCCCGTAAATTCATGGGGCCTGCATGGAGCCCCAGGGTGTACTTGGCACCCATGCCCAGTGCCCAGGTCCCTGCCAGGCAAGCTGGGGCCAGCAGGACCTGCAGGGCAGTGGTACTGCTTTCCAGGTACACCACTTCCCTGGCCAAGGCGAACTTCTGGGCTTCACGGGACAGGGTCAGGGAAGCTCTCAGCCGGGCACCTGCTGGGCTCCGCCAGTCCACTGTATGCCCATGTATGACCACGGGATGGTCAGTGTTGATCACTAGGTCCCCCAAGAAACTGGCAGGGATGCCCACCACAGCCCCAGCAGGGAGTCTTGGGAAGCCTGCACTCACAGGCTGGAAGGTGAAGGTGGTGAAGGGCTTGTAGCAATGGCCTGAAGGAACACCTATGTCCTGTAGCACCTCTTGGAAGAGGCTCTGCAGCTGTGGAGGGAGCGGAGCTGGCTGGCCCTGAGGCCAGTACTGGTAGAGCCATTGGACCACGGGATCCGGGAAGAGGTGGTACGAGATTGGAACTCCAAACAGGCATGCACAGGAACCCACCAAGAGGCCTGTCCTGTGTCTCTGCACAAATGCTGCGGTCCGCCACAGGGGACCTGCCATGAGTATAGTCACCGCGGACAATCTGGgccaagaaaaagagaagtcagCCAGTTTCCCTGGGTCAGCCTGCAGACTGAACATCCTCCAGGGGCCACAACACGTTTTTAAACCAAAGTAACACAGCATAGTGGTGAAGAGCGTGGGCTCTAGAGCCAGAGtgcctgtgttcaaatcccagctccgtCTCTGTGCATCAATTTCCCCATCTGCCAAACAGGTGTGTCATAATGGCCCACCTCTAGGGTGGCTGTGATGAGCACatgaataaacatatataaaacatttagtgTCTGGTACAGCAGCAGATATTCCTTATGATAATGGCTGTAATGACTTTTATTCCCATCGCTAGGCACAAGCACTCCAACTGCCTCATTCCACTCATCCCATGGTAAAGCCCTGATtactaatttataagaaaaacgtgttcaatttattgagtgcttactatatgctAGACTCAGTTCTGAGCGCTCTAACAATTGAACGCTCACAACCCCATGACCTAATTACTACCCTATCTCAAAGCTGTGAAAACTTAACTGGCCAAAATCCTAAGCTAGTAAAGTGAcagtgttatgggctgaactgtgtctcCTCCTCCCCCGTTCATATAttcaagtcctaacccccagtacctcagactgtggctgtatttggagacagggtctttaaggAGATAATTAAGATAAAATGAGGCCATCAGTATGGATCCTAATCCAATTTGACTGGTGtacttataagaagagattagtATGCAAACAGGCACAGCGGGAAGATCATGTGAGGATCCAGGGAAAAGGCtaccacctacaagccaagaagggAGGTCTCAGAAGACACCAACCCTGTTAACaccttggtcttgaacttccagcctccacaactCCCAGAGGACAAATTTCTGCTGGTTGGGCCACCCAGTCTCTGGCACTTCGGCATGGCAGCTCTAGCAGACTAACACAGGCATAGTATTTGAGCACAGGCTGTCAGGTGTCCACAGCaaactttttgttttagaaaacttGTTATGCTAAATTACAAACATATACCAAAGTAGACAAAACAGTACATCCGTCAACTTCAATCCCATCAACTcatggccaatcttgtttcatttctctttccactCACACCTCCGTCCAACCGGTTTATTTTGAAACATCCCCGGGCATCCTATCACTTCATCCGTGAATATGTCAGTAAAAATTCACAATTATTTAACTTTGAAACTTACTGTATTCCTGTCGGTGAAAAGTGCTTAATGAGCAACGAATGAGTTGCCGCAAACAAAAACGCAGGGTACCGCTTGGCCTACCTTAATCAAGAACTCCTATAAGAATCATTATCATTCGGGCTTTTTTTTCCCAATGCGGAAAGTGAGGCTAAGAAAGGAAAGGTCCGGACCAAAGTCCAGCGTCCCTAGGACCATCGCGCTGCGGGGTCGGCCTAGGAGACGGTATCATGCAGCCGCCGGTGGCTGGGCGTGGAGGGGCTGCAGGAGCCCCGCAGAGGGGTCCTCGCTACGCTTCCACTCTGGGCCCCCTAGGCTACTCCATAGTCTGAACGCGTTACCAGGTCGCATCAGGCCGGAAAAGGGTCCCTCCCGCTTGTCCGTGCGCTCACCTCTGCCTCCGCTCGGAACGCCTACATGTGCGCGCGGAAGGGCAGCCGCAAAGCATGCCGGCCGGGGATCTGGGGGCGGGGacttcgggaggcggagctcgccgGCCCCGGATCTTGGGACGGGGACTTCAGGGGGCGGAGCTCGCCGGCCGGAGATCTCGGGGCGAGGATTTCAGGGAGGGGAGCTCGCCCGACGGGTCTGGGGGCGGGGACCAAGAGAGGGCTGGGGCGGGACTCTTGGGGATGGGGCTGGGGGGCTCAAGGGGATGTCCGTGGGCTGCTCCGGCCGCCGCAGAGGCTCCTCCCCTAACTGTGCACCTTGGGGTGGGTCCGCTAGCTCTTCCTCCTCTGCGTTGAAATGCGTCTTtgattaatacaaaaattagctgggcgtggtggcgcacgcctgtagtcccagctgctggggaggctgaggcaggagaatcgcttgaacctgggaggcagaggttgcagtgagccgagaatacgccactgcactccaacctgggcgacagtgcgagactccgtcacacacacacacacacaaaagtcgTCTTTGATCATGCCGTTGAACCCCCGAAGGAACGGCAGCCCCGCGTGGGTCACCAGGCGGCCTATGGCAGAGCCTCCATCAGAACTCATGCCCATCTGACTGGCCGGCCAGTGTACTTCTCCGTCTGGAAGCGCTCACCCTTGGCGGGGAGCTCTGAGCTTTATGTTTATTACCATGTTCGCTGTCCCCCAAGCTCCTCCCAGGTGCTTCACACTGTTCAGTCCACAGAGCAGCGGCCCATCTGTCATTTCTCCTTTCCAGCCGCTCTGTGAGGTAGATGAGGCATTAGCTGGTCTGTGCACCAAATCCAGCTCTccacctgcttttgtaaataaagttttattggaaaacaGCCATGCCCAATCCTTTACAGAAGGGGAAAACAGACTGCCCAGGGTTAAAGCCTGGCTCCAccccttactagctgtgtgataaAATGAGTTGGTGTATATGTATCCTGTGCCTCACGGTTTGTGCCGCCTAgccattagctattattattaaagtcTGTTCTGTTTCTGAGACCCGCCCCCCCAACTTTGGCTGATCAGTTGTTTGTATGTAAATAGTGCAATGTGACCTCAGCCAAAGCCAGAATGTGGGACATTCTACAGGGCAAATGACGTGGTTTATCCAACAAATCAATGGCATAAACAGGGAAGGAGGGGGACTCAAAAGAAAAGAGACCTGAGAGTCATTGCAGTTAAATGCAATATGTGACTTTTATTGGGATCCTGAACCAAATAAACTAACTGTAAAAAAGACaccttgggctgggcgtggtggcttacgcctgtaatcctggcactttgggaggccaacgagggcagatcacctgaggtcaggagttcaagaccagcctggccaacatggtgaaactccatctctactaaaatacaaaaattagccaggcatggtggcacgcgcctgtaatcctagctattcaggaggctgagacaggagaatcgcttgaacctggaagatggtggttgcagtaagccgagattgcgccactgcactccagcctgggtggctgagtgagactctgtctcaaacaaacaaacaaaagataccTTGGAGAAATCTGAGTTTGGATTTGAATATTAGATGATATTAATGAATTATTGCTTATTTCGTCAGATGGGATGATGACATGGAGTTTATATAAACCAAAAAATTCTTACTAGAGATGCATACTGAAGTATTTACAGGTGAAATGACACAATGTCTACTATTTGATTCAAAATATTCCAACGAAaccaaacccaaacaaacaaacaaaaaaaaaaaacaggggcaCAGATGAAACAACATTGACAAAGTGTTAGTTATTGTGAAGCTGCATGACAGGTTCAGGGATCTTCATCATACCATGctctacttttgtgtatgtttggaaatttccataataaaaagtttaaaaaaattctttaaagtaGGCTGGCCAGTTGGACtccatcaaaatgaaaaacttttgtgcatgaaAAATACTATCAAGAAAAgtgtcgggcgcggtggctcacgcttgtaatcccagcactttgggaggccgaggcgggcggatcacgaggtcaggagatcgagaccacggtgaaaccccatctctactaaaaatacaaaaaattagccgggcgtggtggcgggcgcctgtagtcccagctactcggagaggctgaggcaggagaatggcgtgaacccgggaggcggagcttgcagtgagccgagactgcgccactgcactccagcctgggcgacacagcgagactccatctcaaaaaaaaaaaaaaaaaaaaaacaaaaaaacagaaaagtggaAAGACAATCcacaataggagaaaatatttacaaatcatagaTCTGATAAGGGtatagtatccagaatatataaagaactcttagcAACTCAACAACAAGCCAATTAATAAATGGGCAAATGACttgagcagacatttctcaaaaaatctATACAAATAAATGCCAAAAAGCGTATAAAAATGTGCTCACTAGTATCAGTTGCTAGGGCTGATCACAGAGTGGCTAGGGAAACGCAAatcaccacaatgagatactattcaCAACCACTGgatttctataagaaaaaaaacctagaaaataataaatgttggagaggatgtggagaaactgaaaccctcatacattgctggtgggaatgtaaaatggtgcagccactgtagaaaacagtttaagcttcctcaaaaagttaaacttcAGCTAAGCTAGGctcagtggcttgtgcctgtagtcccagctacttagaaggccgaggtggattgcttgaggccaagagttcgagccagcctgggcaacatagtgagaccctgttttctaaaaaaaaaagtaattttttttaaaagttaaacttagaattaccatatgaatCAGCTATCCACTCCTAgaaatatacccaaaataattgaaaacgccactcaaacaaatacttgtacctaaatgttcatagcaatgCTATTCACACTAGTGAAAATGTAGAAAccaaaatgttcatcaactgatgaatggataaacaaattatggcatagttcatgcaatggaatattagttagtcataaaaaagaataaatactgagccatgctacaacatggatgaccttacaaacattatgctaagtgaaagacgccagacacaaaaggacaaagactgtatcattccatttatataaaatgtccggaataggcaaatccactGAGAAAGAGAGCAGGTTAGTGGTTGCTAAGGGATGAGGGAGGGGTAAATGGGAGTGACTGCTAACGGGTACAGGGCTTCTTTTTGCAGTGATGAAATGTTTGTGTATTAgatagtagtgatggttgcacagcattgtgaatatactaaaacctgTGTATTTTTaccctttaaaatggttaaaatggtaaattttaagtAATGTGAATttaatctcaattttaaaaatacatatatatgtaggttGGCCAATCCTACTGCAGAGCTGACAGAACATTTATCAATCATTCAACTCAAGCACCTGGGAGAGTTATTTTTCAGGAGTCAGGAGTGAGAACCCATGGGGTAGGCAGGTGTTTTGCCTGAAGCTGGGCTTCCCAATCAGTGTGTGGTCATCTGCATCCTGTGCGTGTGGGTACAACCAGCTCCAACAGCTCCTCCCTCATCGCTTTCTGGATATCTGAAACGCTCCCACTTATGTGTTCTTACACTTATTCATTCAGCTCCTACCCTGTGCCAAGTGATGGGGGCAAAACACCGATAAGAAAAAGTCACAGTCCTCAGTAGCTCCCTGATCAATAAAGCAGACACATGAACCCCTGGGAGCAAAGagtcctcccctcttccctctggTAGGGCCACAAAGGAGGTAACGGCCGCTTCTCCACAGGGCGGCTCCCTGGTATCTGAACTCTAGAAGACTCTTTGGAATTTATGGGTGGTCAAAGGGGCAGGTTGGAGTGCTTTTCCTGTAGAGACTGGTGAGATGAGAGCTGGTCCAATCCCAGCTCTCAGCCAGATCCTCTCCTGAGTGCAGAAGTGGATGGCATTGAGAAAGAAGCAGCCACAACAAAACGGGCAAGGCCCCAGAGGGAAGCACCTTGGGTGACTTTAGGTTTAGGAGGCAGGCTGTCAGAGCTGAGGCTTATATGGTTCCCAAACTTCCTTACAACCCCCTAGGTGAGGCTAGAGTGTTGCGAATGTCCAGCCCCGTCAGCACAGGCTGCCCGGCTGCCAGCTGGGTGGGAGGCAGCACTGTGCTGCTGCTGTTTGTTGGGATTCAGGAATGGCTGTGACAGATCTCTtgtcccttctcctcctctgcctGGATTCTCCTTTTCAGGAATGTCCTACTGTAGGTCTGGGGCTGGCTGGGGCCTGTTCCTGCTGTAGAGCCCCTGTCTTTCCCCTGCCAGGTGGCCCTGGCTGGGGACAACACCCAGGAGTGCACTGCAGGGGTTGTGAACTGGGCCCACAATTGTGCCCATAAATGGTGCTCCCGGGCTGCCAGCCAGCCAGGCATCTTAGCGGCAGAACCCACACACAGGCCC
Protein-coding regions in this window:
- the TMEM177 gene encoding transmembrane protein 177 isoform X2 encodes the protein MLCGCPSARTCRRSERRQRLSAVTILMAGPLWRTAAFVQRHRTGLLVGSCACLFGVPISYHLFPDPVVQWLYQYWPQGQPAPLPPQLQSLFQEVLQDIGVPSGHCYKPFTTFTFQPVSAGFPRLPAGAVVGIPASFLGDLVINTDHPVVIHGHTVDWRSPAGARLRASLTLSREAQKFALAREVVYLESSTTALQVLLAPACLAGTWALGMGAKYTLGLHAGPMNLRAAFSLVAAVAGFVAYAFSQDSLTHALESWLDRRTASLSAAYACGGVEFYEKLLSGNLALRSLLGKEGEKLYTPSGNIVPRHLFRIKHLPYTTRRDAVLKMWRAMLNPGRS
- the TMEM177 gene encoding transmembrane protein 177 isoform X3, whose translation is MAGPLWRTAAFVQRHRTGLLVGSCACLFGVPISYHLFPDPVVQWLYQYWPQGQPAPLPPQLQSLFQEVLQDIGVPSGHCYKPFTTFTFQPVSAGFPRLPAGAVVGIPASFLGDLVINTDHPVVIHGHTVDWRSPAGARLRASLTLSREAQKFALAREVVYLESSTTALQVLLAPACLAGTWALGMGAKYTLGLHAGPMNLRAAFSLVAAVAGFVAYAFSQDSLTHALESWLDRRTASLSAAYACGGVEFYEKLLSGNLALRSLLGKEGEKLYTPSGNIVPRHLFRIKHLPYTTRRDAVLKMWRAMLNPGRS
- the TMEM177 gene encoding transmembrane protein 177 isoform X1, whose product is MPKCQRLGGPTSRNLSSGSCGGWKFKTKVLTGLSAVTILMAGPLWRTAAFVQRHRTGLLVGSCACLFGVPISYHLFPDPVVQWLYQYWPQGQPAPLPPQLQSLFQEVLQDIGVPSGHCYKPFTTFTFQPVSAGFPRLPAGAVVGIPASFLGDLVINTDHPVVIHGHTVDWRSPAGARLRASLTLSREAQKFALAREVVYLESSTTALQVLLAPACLAGTWALGMGAKYTLGLHAGPMNLRAAFSLVAAVAGFVAYAFSQDSLTHALESWLDRRTASLSAAYACGGVEFYEKLLSGNLALRSLLGKEGEKLYTPSGNIVPRHLFRIKHLPYTTRRDAVLKMWRAMLNPGRS